A window of the Syntrophaceae bacterium genome harbors these coding sequences:
- a CDS encoding polyprenyl synthetase family protein has protein sequence MSGIPDDFSSYLKSRKELVDSALNRYLPAEGLYPPEIYTAMRYSLFAGGKRLRPILCIASAEALGGLLEDILPAACAIEMIHTYSLIHDDLPAMDNDDFRRGVPTNHKVFGEGVAVLAGDALLTEAFRLLTDPAVICSVEPGRVVRIVHEIATAAGAGGMVGGQVVDILSEGRPSDYDTLLFIHSGKTGRMILASLRTGVILADGREEELEAVSEYGRHIGLAFQIADDILNVEGDPSLLGKGTGSDAARRKVTFPALLGLEESRAMARQSIEAALEGIACLDGRAEPLRRIAHYILERKS, from the coding sequence ATGAGCGGCATACCGGACGACTTTTCCTCCTATCTGAAGTCCCGGAAGGAACTTGTGGACAGCGCCCTGAACCGCTATCTCCCCGCCGAGGGTCTCTATCCGCCGGAGATTTATACGGCCATGCGTTACAGCCTGTTCGCCGGCGGCAAACGGCTCCGTCCCATCCTCTGCATCGCCTCGGCGGAGGCCCTGGGAGGTCTCCTGGAAGACATCCTCCCGGCCGCCTGCGCCATCGAGATGATCCATACGTATTCGCTCATCCACGATGACCTGCCCGCCATGGACAACGACGATTTCCGGCGTGGTGTCCCGACGAATCACAAGGTCTTCGGCGAAGGCGTGGCCGTTCTGGCGGGGGACGCCCTCCTGACCGAGGCGTTCCGCCTCCTGACGGACCCTGCTGTCATCTGCTCCGTCGAGCCCGGCCGGGTGGTCCGGATTGTTCACGAGATTGCCACGGCGGCCGGCGCCGGCGGCATGGTGGGCGGCCAGGTGGTGGACATCCTGTCGGAAGGGCGGCCTTCCGATTATGACACACTCCTTTTCATCCACAGCGGCAAAACCGGCCGGATGATCCTCGCCTCGCTCCGGACGGGGGTGATCCTGGCAGACGGCCGGGAAGAGGAGCTGGAGGCCGTCTCGGAATACGGCCGGCACATCGGCCTTGCTTTTCAGATCGCCGACGACATCCTGAATGTCGAAGGGGATCCCTCTCTCCTGGGGAAGGGAACGGGAAGCGACGCCGCCCGCCGGAAGGTCACTTTCCCGGCCCTGCTCGGTCTGGAAGAGTCGAGGGCCATGGCCCGGCAGAGCATCGAGGCGGCCCTGGAGGGCATCGCCTGCCTGGACGGCCGCGCCGAGCCCCTCCGCCGGATCGCCCACTACATCCTCGAACGAAAATCCTGA
- a CDS encoding NifU family protein → MKDRVKAVLEKVRPSLQADGGDVELVDVSEEGVVRVRLTGACKGCPMSQMTLKMGIQRYLQREVPEVKEVVSV, encoded by the coding sequence ATGAAAGACCGTGTCAAGGCCGTACTGGAAAAGGTTCGACCCAGCCTACAGGCGGACGGAGGAGACGTCGAACTGGTGGACGTCTCCGAAGAAGGGGTGGTCCGTGTTCGTCTGACGGGCGCCTGCAAGGGATGCCCGATGTCCCAGATGACCCTGAAGATGGGAATCCAGCGTTATCTCCAGCGGGAGGTTCCGGAAGTGAAGGAAGTCGTTTCCGTATAG
- a CDS encoding 1-deoxy-D-xylulose-5-phosphate synthase — MAAKEEKPTSRIVSLEEINSPADIRGLDVSQLNHLAEEIRTLIIRTVSVCGGHLASSLGSVELTLAIHHVFDTPRDKLVWDVGHQAYAHKIITERRDRFSTLRRRGGISGFPKREESPYDVFDVGHSGTSISAATGIAEAKCLRGEAFKVIAVIGDGSMTSGMAYEGLNWAGDRKKDLIIILNDNEMSISPNVGALSSYLNRMMTGQRAMKIRSEVKSFFRTLPGIGEQMLKFSRQAEEALKGFIVPGALFEDLGFTYVGPLEGHRLDHLVKNLQNVREMPGPILVHVVTRKGKGYAPAESRPLQFHGIGPFCIETGEPLTSADGRISYSRMFGNTLVRLAEQDPRIVAVTAAMCEGTGLDAFARQFPTRFFDVGIAEQHAVTFAAGLATEGVIPVVAIYSTFMQRSYDQILHDVCLQKLPVVLALDRGGFVGDDGPTHHGLFDFSYLRSIPNMTVLAPKDENEFQHMLKTAVEWGAPIAIRYPRGSVAGVPLDDDLRVLPAGCGEILREGKDLAIVAIGATVLPALAAAERLREEGIEARVVNARSVKPLDAGLLCESAARTGKVLTVEENVLMGGFGSAVLELFQEKGIRNVTVVRLGVPDTFVEQATMAELRSLYRVDEEGILRAARSLARSGG, encoded by the coding sequence ATGGCAGCCAAAGAAGAGAAACCGACGTCCCGAATCGTATCCCTCGAAGAGATCAACTCGCCGGCCGACATCCGCGGCCTCGATGTTTCTCAACTGAACCACCTGGCAGAGGAAATCCGGACCCTCATCATCCGGACCGTCTCCGTCTGCGGGGGTCATCTGGCCTCCTCGCTCGGTTCGGTGGAGTTGACCCTGGCCATTCATCACGTCTTCGACACCCCACGGGACAAGCTCGTCTGGGACGTGGGACACCAGGCCTATGCCCACAAGATCATCACGGAGCGGCGGGACCGCTTCTCCACCCTGCGCCGCCGGGGGGGCATCAGCGGTTTCCCGAAGCGGGAGGAGAGTCCTTACGACGTGTTCGACGTCGGCCACAGCGGGACGTCGATTTCCGCCGCCACCGGCATTGCCGAGGCAAAATGCCTCCGAGGAGAGGCCTTCAAGGTGATCGCCGTCATCGGCGACGGCTCCATGACCTCCGGCATGGCATACGAGGGGCTGAACTGGGCTGGAGACCGGAAAAAGGACCTGATCATCATCCTCAACGACAATGAGATGTCCATCTCTCCCAACGTGGGGGCCCTTTCATCCTACCTGAACCGGATGATGACGGGTCAGCGGGCCATGAAGATCCGTTCCGAGGTGAAGAGCTTCTTTCGGACCCTCCCGGGCATCGGCGAGCAGATGCTGAAGTTCTCCCGACAGGCCGAAGAAGCCCTGAAGGGCTTCATCGTCCCCGGAGCCCTGTTCGAAGACCTGGGCTTTACCTACGTCGGCCCCCTGGAGGGACACCGTCTGGATCACCTCGTCAAGAACCTGCAGAATGTCAGGGAGATGCCCGGACCCATCCTGGTCCATGTGGTGACCCGGAAGGGCAAGGGATACGCCCCCGCCGAATCCAGGCCACTGCAGTTCCACGGAATCGGTCCCTTCTGCATCGAGACGGGGGAACCCCTCACGTCTGCCGACGGGCGGATCTCCTATTCCCGGATGTTCGGAAACACCCTCGTCAGGCTGGCCGAACAGGATCCCCGGATCGTGGCCGTCACCGCCGCCATGTGCGAGGGAACCGGCCTCGACGCGTTCGCCCGGCAGTTTCCGACCCGTTTCTTCGACGTCGGCATCGCCGAGCAGCACGCCGTCACCTTCGCCGCCGGCCTGGCGACGGAGGGGGTAATCCCTGTCGTAGCCATTTATTCGACATTCATGCAGCGCTCCTACGACCAGATTCTCCACGACGTCTGCCTGCAGAAGCTTCCCGTCGTTCTGGCCCTGGACCGGGGCGGCTTCGTGGGAGACGACGGGCCCACCCATCACGGCCTCTTCGACTTCTCCTACCTGCGCTCCATTCCCAACATGACCGTCCTGGCCCCGAAGGACGAAAACGAATTCCAGCACATGCTGAAGACCGCCGTGGAATGGGGCGCCCCGATCGCAATCCGCTACCCCCGGGGCTCCGTGGCGGGGGTCCCCCTGGACGACGATCTGCGGGTCCTTCCCGCGGGCTGCGGGGAAATCCTGCGCGAGGGGAAAGACCTGGCCATCGTGGCCATCGGCGCGACAGTCCTGCCGGCCCTGGCGGCGGCGGAACGGCTTCGGGAAGAGGGAATCGAGGCCCGGGTGGTCAACGCCCGATCCGTCAAGCCTCTGGATGCGGGGCTGTTGTGTGAATCCGCCGCCCGGACCGGGAAAGTGCTTACCGTCGAGGAAAATGTCCTCATGGGCGGCTTCGGCAGCGCCGTCCTGGAGCTTTTCCAGGAAAAAGGAATCCGAAACGTCACCGTCGTGCGCCTCGGGGTCCCCGATACGTTTGTCGAGCAGGCCACCATGGCGGAGCTGAGGAGCCTTTACAGGGTCGACGAAGAGGGGATTCTTCGGGCGGCCCGATCCCTGGCCCGCTCCGGCGGCTGA
- the tmk gene encoding dTMP kinase, translating into MGPFITFEGIEGSGKSTQIQLAAQYLEERGIRTRVTGEPGGTALGIRIRELLLNRGPVEIGAESELFLFAAARSQHVQVLLPALREGCWVLCDRFSDATVAYQGFGRGLDISFVRNVNAFAGGGLVPRLTILVDLPVETGLNRAFARAARQSGPAEDRFEHEELAFHKRVRSGYLEMARQEPGRFRVIDGGRTIQEIHREVCTHLDALLPNAGDPCPSGTSAAMKNPSPS; encoded by the coding sequence ATGGGGCCCTTCATCACCTTTGAAGGCATCGAGGGATCGGGAAAGAGCACCCAGATCCAACTGGCCGCACAATACCTTGAGGAACGGGGAATCCGGACACGGGTCACCGGCGAGCCCGGAGGAACGGCTCTGGGCATCAGGATCCGGGAGCTGCTCCTGAACCGGGGTCCCGTTGAAATCGGAGCCGAGTCGGAGTTGTTCCTTTTCGCCGCCGCCCGGAGCCAGCACGTGCAGGTGCTGCTGCCGGCCCTTCGGGAAGGCTGCTGGGTCCTCTGTGACCGTTTCTCCGACGCCACGGTTGCCTACCAGGGATTCGGACGCGGGCTGGACATCTCGTTCGTCCGGAATGTAAACGCCTTTGCCGGCGGCGGCCTGGTTCCCCGGCTTACCATCCTGGTCGACCTGCCCGTCGAGACAGGCCTGAACCGGGCCTTCGCCCGTGCGGCCAGGCAGTCCGGCCCCGCGGAAGACCGTTTCGAGCACGAAGAGCTGGCTTTTCACAAACGGGTCCGCTCCGGGTATCTCGAAATGGCCCGGCAGGAACCGGGACGCTTCCGGGTGATCGATGGCGGCCGGACCATTCAGGAAATTCATCGGGAGGTCTGCACACATCTGGACGCCCTCCTCCCGAATGCAGGAGATCCATGCCCTTCCGGGACATCTGCGGCCATGAAAAACCCATCGCCATCCTGA
- a CDS encoding exodeoxyribonuclease VII small subunit: MAREKFEDALEKLEQIVRRMEAGEMSLDESLKAFEEGIRLVRLCNARLDDAERRVEVLLREGDLLTTKPFGGDDA, from the coding sequence ATGGCCCGCGAAAAATTCGAGGATGCCCTCGAGAAGCTGGAACAGATCGTGCGTCGCATGGAAGCAGGAGAGATGAGCCTGGACGAATCCCTCAAGGCCTTCGAGGAGGGCATCCGGCTGGTGCGTCTGTGCAACGCCCGTCTCGACGACGCGGAACGTCGCGTCGAGGTGCTCCTCCGGGAGGGGGACCTCCTGACCACGAAGCCATTCGGCGGGGATGACGCATGA
- a CDS encoding 4Fe-4S binding protein: MAYVITDDCIACGSCESECPVEAISEGDDKYVIDPGLCTDCGACADQCPVEAILPGEEK; encoded by the coding sequence ATGGCTTATGTGATAACCGATGACTGTATCGCCTGTGGATCCTGCGAAAGCGAGTGCCCCGTCGAGGCCATATCCGAAGGGGATGACAAATACGTAATCGATCCGGGTCTCTGCACCGACTGCGGGGCCTGTGCCGACCAGTGCCCGGTGGAAGCGATCCTTCCGGGCGAAGAGAAATAG
- the ispH gene encoding 4-hydroxy-3-methylbut-2-enyl diphosphate reductase — MSVRLAKTAGFCMGVKRAVDMVLDMPVPQGKVHFYTYGPLIHNPQTVELLEKRGFQPIRTIEEIQEPREGATLILRAHGISPEERRRIKESGLKIVDATCPKVGHVQAIIKKHASRDYDILLIGDPHHPEVNGLLGFAGERGIVVQSEEEVASLPDLRKVCVVAQTTQSLDTFHRIVRRVQDRFPETLVFDTICNSTEERQREIQTMAAEVDAFFIVGGRNSANTLRLAALASQTGTPTFHIETADELAGIDLARYDRIGVSAGASTPNWIIDRVVESLRKEQDRRKGLLRSLFQGWILLVKTDVFSSLGAGILTLACLLLQGRPPELLPVWTAALYVYAMHTLNRVLDTRTSSILGTFREASYRRHRRLYGQLGFASMVLALVGALLAGTSSFLFLLTLSVFGMLYNVRIWPNRWRFETFRDIPGSKNVSMATAWAAVTAILPTLRDGLSLEPGWIVSFLFVFALVVVRSALSDLQDLQSDRLLGRETIPVVIGQEMTQKLLNSFSFLLILLLVAAAAAGWVTPFAWLLVSCPFYLWICFRLCDRRSGLSGVVLEGLLETGYFIAGLAALLWLGIGRSV, encoded by the coding sequence ATGAGCGTTAGACTGGCGAAAACCGCCGGCTTCTGCATGGGCGTCAAACGGGCCGTGGACATGGTCCTCGACATGCCCGTTCCCCAGGGCAAGGTCCATTTTTACACGTACGGCCCCCTCATCCACAATCCCCAGACCGTTGAACTGCTCGAGAAGAGAGGGTTTCAGCCCATCCGGACGATCGAGGAGATCCAGGAGCCCCGGGAAGGGGCCACCCTCATTCTCCGCGCCCACGGCATCTCGCCGGAGGAGAGACGAAGGATCAAGGAATCGGGCCTGAAAATCGTCGACGCCACCTGCCCCAAAGTAGGCCACGTCCAGGCGATCATCAAGAAACACGCCTCCCGGGACTACGACATCCTCCTCATCGGGGACCCCCATCATCCGGAGGTGAACGGGCTCCTGGGATTCGCCGGCGAGCGGGGCATCGTCGTCCAGAGCGAAGAAGAGGTGGCCTCCCTGCCGGATCTCCGCAAGGTGTGCGTCGTCGCCCAGACGACCCAGAGCCTGGACACCTTCCACCGGATCGTCCGCCGGGTCCAGGACCGCTTCCCCGAGACGCTCGTATTCGATACCATCTGCAATTCCACGGAGGAACGGCAGCGGGAGATCCAGACCATGGCCGCCGAGGTGGACGCCTTCTTCATCGTCGGCGGCCGGAACAGCGCCAACACCCTGCGCCTGGCGGCCCTGGCCTCCCAGACGGGAACACCGACCTTCCATATCGAAACGGCGGATGAACTGGCGGGAATCGACCTCGCCCGTTACGACCGGATCGGCGTGTCCGCCGGCGCCTCCACGCCGAACTGGATCATCGACCGGGTCGTGGAAAGCCTCCGGAAGGAACAGGACCGCCGCAAGGGTCTGCTGCGCAGCCTGTTCCAGGGATGGATTCTCCTGGTCAAGACAGACGTCTTCTCCTCTCTCGGCGCCGGAATCCTGACCCTGGCCTGCCTGCTCCTGCAGGGACGTCCCCCGGAACTCCTTCCCGTCTGGACGGCGGCTCTTTACGTCTATGCGATGCACACCCTCAACCGGGTCCTCGACACCCGCACCAGCTCCATCCTGGGAACGTTCCGGGAGGCCTCCTACCGTCGCCATCGCCGCCTCTACGGACAGCTTGGCTTCGCCTCCATGGTCCTCGCCCTGGTGGGAGCCCTTCTGGCGGGAACATCCTCTTTCCTGTTCCTCCTGACCCTTTCCGTTTTCGGAATGCTCTACAACGTCCGCATCTGGCCCAACCGATGGCGGTTCGAAACGTTCCGGGACATCCCGGGATCGAAAAACGTCTCCATGGCGACAGCCTGGGCCGCCGTCACGGCCATTCTGCCGACCCTCCGGGACGGGCTTTCCCTGGAACCGGGATGGATCGTTTCCTTCCTGTTCGTCTTTGCCCTGGTCGTGGTCCGCTCGGCCCTTTCGGACCTGCAGGACCTGCAGAGCGACCGGCTTCTGGGACGGGAAACGATTCCCGTCGTGATCGGACAGGAAATGACCCAGAAGCTTCTGAACTCTTTCTCCTTTTTGCTGATATTGCTCCTCGTCGCGGCCGCGGCCGCGGGTTGGGTGACCCCCTTCGCCTGGCTCCTCGTATCCTGTCCCTTTTACCTGTGGATTTGTTTCCGCCTTTGTGATAGAAGGTCCGGACTTTCCGGTGTAGTTCTGGAGGGTTTGCTGGAAACGGGCTATTTCATTGCGGGTTTGGCCGCCCTGCTTTGGCTGGGGATCGGCCGGTCTGTCTGA
- a CDS encoding exodeoxyribonuclease VII large subunit: protein MTDGISQKVWTVSELNEAVRDLLEGRFDLLWVEGEVADLRRPSSGHVYFSLKDAGGQVRAVLFRSSAAALRFRLEDGMRVLCRGRLGVYPLRGEYQLVVSTAEPYGIGALQRAFEQLKARLEAEGLFDRSRKKPVPFLPWRIGVVTSLSGSVLRDILHITSRRFPSIPLLIAPVRVQGPEAPPEIVRAVRDLQAEGLVDVIILARGGGSLEDLAPFNDERVARAVAASTVPVVSAVGHETDYTIADFVSDLRAPTPSAAAELVVPVRRDLLATVESFRDRLLKGMDRSASRRRERIALSRRRLRDPARRIADHRLAMDDRLQRLQRLLQGSALERRQRLIYAARHLQHASPGERIRREARHLETLYRDLKRNLETLLLLEKQRVQTLAVRLDALNPLAVLRRGYAVARRLPQGTLITDASALIEETLVDVRVAEGGFRAAVKETYRS from the coding sequence ATGACGGACGGAATTTCCCAAAAAGTCTGGACGGTTTCGGAGCTGAACGAGGCCGTCCGGGACCTGCTGGAGGGGCGGTTCGATCTCCTGTGGGTGGAGGGGGAAGTGGCCGATCTTCGCCGTCCCTCCTCCGGACATGTCTACTTCTCCCTGAAGGATGCGGGAGGCCAGGTTCGGGCGGTTCTGTTCCGCTCCTCCGCGGCGGCACTCAGGTTCCGTCTCGAGGACGGGATGCGCGTGCTCTGCCGGGGACGCCTGGGCGTTTATCCGCTCCGGGGGGAGTACCAGCTGGTCGTCTCCACAGCCGAGCCCTACGGCATCGGCGCCCTGCAGCGGGCTTTCGAGCAGCTCAAGGCCCGCCTGGAGGCGGAAGGGCTTTTCGACCGATCCCGGAAAAAGCCCGTTCCCTTCCTGCCCTGGCGGATCGGGGTGGTCACCTCCCTCTCGGGATCGGTCCTGCGGGACATCCTTCACATCACCTCCCGGCGCTTCCCGTCGATTCCCCTCCTGATCGCCCCGGTGCGCGTCCAAGGGCCGGAGGCCCCTCCGGAAATCGTTCGGGCCGTCCGTGACCTGCAGGCGGAAGGACTCGTGGACGTCATCATCCTGGCCCGGGGCGGGGGATCCCTGGAGGACCTGGCTCCGTTCAACGACGAACGGGTAGCCCGGGCCGTCGCCGCATCGACTGTTCCCGTCGTCTCCGCGGTGGGACACGAAACGGACTATACGATTGCCGACTTCGTCTCCGACCTTCGGGCCCCTACCCCCTCCGCGGCGGCGGAGCTGGTGGTTCCCGTGCGCCGGGACCTGCTGGCGACGGTGGAATCCTTCCGGGATCGCCTTTTAAAAGGGATGGATCGAAGTGCTTCCCGGCGGCGGGAGCGAATCGCCCTGTCTCGCCGGCGGCTCAGGGATCCGGCCCGTCGGATTGCCGATCATCGCCTGGCCATGGACGACCGCCTGCAGCGCCTGCAGAGACTCCTCCAGGGATCCGCTTTGGAACGAAGACAACGCCTGATCTACGCCGCCCGGCACCTGCAGCATGCCAGCCCCGGCGAGCGGATCCGCCGGGAGGCCAGGCACCTGGAAACCCTGTACCGGGATCTCAAGCGGAACCTGGAAACGTTGCTGCTGCTGGAAAAGCAGCGGGTGCAAACCCTGGCGGTCCGCCTTGACGCCCTCAATCCCCTGGCCGTGCTCCGGCGCGGGTATGCCGTCGCCCGCCGCCTCCCCCAGGGAACCTTGATTACGGACGCCTCGGCGCTGATCGAAGAAACCCTCGTGGACGTGCGGGTGGCCGAGGGAGGATTCCGGGCGGCGGTGAAAGAAACCTACAGGAGTTGA
- a CDS encoding TlyA family RNA methyltransferase, protein MKKEKKPRVRLDALLVERGFCTSRERARALILAGAVLVEEMPTDKPGSFLSPDAVVRLRTADHPYVSRGGVKLQGALETFSLSVRDMICLDVGASTGGFTDCLLQAGARKVYALDVGYGQLAWKLRQDPRVVPVERTNIRLYNGGDLEGPVDLITIDASFISLKLVIPAALRWLKPGGILLALIKPQFEAGRERVGKGGVIRDPVTHREVVEETERFCRGEGLAVRGTCESSLPGPAGNREFFILAAAPPPAVGAEPEEAMENGGRTPKES, encoded by the coding sequence ATGAAAAAAGAAAAAAAGCCCAGAGTGCGTCTGGATGCGCTTCTCGTCGAACGGGGGTTCTGCACCAGCCGCGAACGAGCCCGGGCCCTGATCCTGGCTGGGGCTGTCCTGGTGGAGGAAATGCCGACGGACAAGCCCGGCTCCTTCCTGTCTCCCGACGCCGTCGTCCGCCTCCGGACCGCCGACCATCCTTACGTGAGCCGCGGAGGGGTGAAGCTCCAGGGCGCCCTCGAAACGTTTTCCCTCTCCGTCCGGGATATGATCTGCCTCGACGTGGGGGCCTCCACCGGCGGGTTCACCGATTGCCTCCTCCAGGCGGGAGCCCGGAAAGTCTACGCCCTGGATGTGGGCTATGGACAGCTGGCCTGGAAACTCCGGCAGGACCCGCGAGTCGTGCCCGTTGAGCGAACGAACATACGGCTCTACAACGGCGGGGACCTGGAAGGACCGGTCGATCTGATCACCATCGACGCCTCTTTCATTTCCCTGAAGCTGGTCATCCCGGCGGCGCTGCGCTGGCTGAAACCCGGAGGCATCCTCCTGGCCCTGATCAAGCCCCAGTTTGAAGCGGGCAGGGAACGGGTCGGAAAGGGCGGCGTCATCCGGGACCCCGTCACCCACCGGGAGGTCGTGGAGGAAACGGAACGGTTCTGTCGTGGCGAGGGCCTCGCCGTCCGGGGGACCTGCGAATCGTCCCTCCCGGGCCCCGCCGGAAACCGCGAGTTTTTTATCCTTGCGGCAGCCCCTCCGCCGGCGGTCGGGGCGGAGCCGGAGGAAGCCATGGAGAACGGCGGCAGGACGCCGAAAGAGTCATGA
- a CDS encoding deoxyhypusine synthase: MKNEEKTERWVMKTKKKDYLQTPVRHLDIASVDAVGLVKAMKGMSFSARDLAAGADLFERMLKDRSCSVILCIAGSASAAGCMNIYADLVKYNMVDAIVATGAAIVDMDFFEALGFRHYQGSPHVDDAKLRSLYIDRIYDTFIDEEELQHCDRTIGEIADSLPPGIYSSREFIREMGRFLKKGARKKGSLVETAFDHEVPIFCPAFSDSSAGFGLVLHQTRHPAAHVSIDSVKDFRELTQIKIKARTTGLFIIGGGVPKNFAQDTVICAEVLGKEVPMHKYAVQVTVADVRDGACSSSTLKEASSWGKVDGTSEQMVYAEATSVLPLMASYVYHRGAWKKRRRRSFSKLFPDRTANK, translated from the coding sequence ATGAAAAATGAAGAAAAAACGGAAAGGTGGGTTATGAAGACGAAGAAGAAGGATTATCTCCAAACGCCGGTCCGGCATCTGGATATCGCGTCCGTCGACGCCGTCGGCCTGGTCAAGGCCATGAAGGGCATGTCCTTTTCCGCCCGGGACCTGGCCGCAGGCGCCGATCTCTTCGAACGGATGCTGAAGGACCGGTCCTGCTCCGTCATCCTCTGTATCGCCGGGAGCGCAAGCGCCGCCGGCTGCATGAACATCTACGCCGACCTGGTGAAGTACAACATGGTGGACGCCATCGTGGCGACGGGGGCGGCCATCGTCGACATGGATTTCTTCGAGGCCCTCGGATTCCGCCACTACCAGGGAAGCCCCCATGTGGACGATGCTAAGCTGCGCTCCCTGTACATAGACCGGATCTACGACACCTTCATCGACGAGGAGGAGCTCCAGCACTGCGACCGCACGATCGGGGAAATCGCCGACTCACTGCCCCCGGGCATTTATTCCTCCCGGGAGTTCATCCGGGAAATGGGCCGTTTTCTCAAGAAGGGCGCCCGGAAGAAGGGCTCTCTGGTGGAGACGGCCTTCGATCATGAAGTGCCCATCTTCTGTCCCGCCTTTTCCGACAGCAGCGCCGGCTTCGGGCTCGTCCTGCACCAGACCCGGCATCCCGCCGCTCACGTATCCATCGATTCGGTCAAGGATTTCCGTGAACTGACACAGATCAAGATCAAGGCCCGGACCACGGGACTCTTTATCATCGGCGGCGGTGTTCCCAAGAATTTCGCCCAGGACACGGTGATCTGCGCGGAGGTCCTGGGGAAGGAAGTCCCGATGCACAAGTATGCCGTCCAGGTCACCGTGGCCGACGTCCGGGACGGGGCCTGCTCCAGTTCCACCCTGAAGGAGGCGAGCTCCTGGGGGAAAGTGGACGGTACGAGCGAGCAGATGGTTTATGCCGAGGCCACGTCGGTCCTGCCTTTGATGGCCAGCTATGTCTACCACCGGGGGGCATGGAAGAAGCGGCGCCGCCGGTCCTTCTCGAAGCTGTTTCCCGATAGGACGGCGAATAAATAG